A window of Amycolatopsis australiensis contains these coding sequences:
- a CDS encoding aldo/keto reductase produces the protein MSLTLDTYRLLGRSGLRVSPLALGTATFGTEWGWGAGQDDARKLFDTYVERGGNFVDTAVTYTEGSAERMLGEFARGRRESLVLATKYTTLRRPGDPNSGGSHRKNMFASVETSLRRLGTDYLDLLYLHVWDFTTPVEEILRGMDDLVRQGKVRYLAMSNVPAWEISRMQAIADLRGWSPLIALQIEYSLIQRTGERDLIPMARELGLGVLPYSPLGGGVLTGKYGRADLTAPSTAESTRKSFNAAQGMVTERTLAIADVVREVAAELDRTPAQVGLAWTLRNPAVTAPVVGARTPAQLEDNLGALEVEFTGAQLARLDEASAIDPGIPHGLLTGGFGRQVTRGELAIEPRR, from the coding sequence ATGTCGCTCACCCTCGACACCTACCGGCTGCTGGGCCGCTCCGGGCTGCGGGTCTCACCGCTGGCGCTCGGCACGGCCACCTTCGGCACCGAGTGGGGCTGGGGCGCCGGGCAGGACGACGCGCGCAAGCTGTTCGACACCTACGTCGAGCGCGGCGGCAACTTCGTCGACACCGCCGTCACCTACACCGAAGGCAGCGCCGAGCGCATGCTGGGCGAGTTCGCCCGCGGCCGGCGCGAGAGCCTGGTGCTGGCCACGAAGTACACGACGCTGCGCCGTCCCGGCGACCCGAACTCCGGCGGCAGCCACCGCAAGAACATGTTCGCGTCGGTGGAGACCAGCCTCCGCCGCCTGGGCACGGACTACCTGGATCTGCTCTACCTGCACGTGTGGGACTTCACGACCCCGGTCGAGGAGATCCTGCGCGGCATGGACGACCTCGTCCGCCAGGGCAAGGTCCGGTACCTGGCGATGTCCAACGTCCCGGCGTGGGAGATCTCGCGCATGCAGGCGATCGCCGACCTGCGCGGCTGGTCGCCGCTGATCGCGCTGCAGATCGAGTACAGCCTGATCCAGCGGACCGGCGAACGCGACCTCATCCCGATGGCGCGCGAGCTGGGGCTGGGCGTGCTGCCGTACTCGCCGCTGGGCGGCGGGGTGCTGACCGGCAAGTACGGCCGCGCGGACCTGACCGCGCCGAGCACGGCCGAGAGCACCCGCAAGAGCTTCAACGCCGCCCAGGGCATGGTCACCGAGCGCACCCTGGCCATCGCCGACGTCGTGCGGGAGGTCGCCGCGGAGCTGGACCGCACGCCCGCGCAGGTCGGGCTGGCCTGGACGCTGCGCAACCCGGCCGTGACCGCGCCGGTCGTCGGCGCCCGCACCCCGGCACAGCTCGAGGACAACCTGGGCGCCCTCGAGGTCGAGTTCACCGGCGCGCAGCTCGCCCGCCTCGACGAAGCGAGCGCGATCGACCCCGGCATCCCGCACGGCCTGCTGACCGGCGGCTTCGGCCGCCAGGTGACCCGCGGCGAGCTGGCGATCGAACCCCGGCGCTGA
- a CDS encoding MFS transporter: MTETMLTEVRRPPRSLLATLLGVSTMTIMASATITPALPGMERHFAAEAHAELLVRLVLTLPGLAIMVSAPLLARLGGRIGRVRVLAACLVLYTVGGGSGLVLDSLPALLAGRALLGVGIAGVMTTSTALLADHHPVTEHGRVLGLQGAAMGFGGVVALLLGGLLAAAGWRGPFAVYLLAVPLLVLVLRFVPEAVAQPAAEEATAESPWQPRLLGLYAVMFLGVVVFYTVPTQAPFWLAQVGGAGPAAAGALIAAVNLVMTLVGLNFPRLRTRWSFPGLATGMFAAFAAGLVVIGLAGGLATAAIGMVVVGLGIGLQNPTVNGWVVASVAPGARTKALGLLTSALFLGQFASPLLAQPVIDAAGLGRTYVFAGVLAALVAGVLAAAHLARRGRAVSGSPR, from the coding sequence ATGACGGAGACGATGCTCACCGAGGTGCGCCGCCCGCCGCGGTCCCTGCTGGCGACCCTGCTCGGCGTCAGCACCATGACCATCATGGCCAGCGCCACGATCACCCCGGCGCTGCCCGGGATGGAACGGCACTTCGCCGCCGAAGCGCACGCCGAGCTGCTGGTGCGGCTCGTGCTGACCCTGCCGGGGCTGGCGATCATGGTGTCCGCGCCGCTGCTGGCGCGGCTCGGCGGCCGGATCGGCCGGGTCCGCGTGCTGGCCGCGTGCCTCGTGCTGTACACCGTGGGCGGTGGCTCCGGCCTGGTGCTGGACTCGCTGCCCGCGCTGCTGGCCGGGCGGGCGCTGCTCGGCGTCGGGATCGCGGGTGTCATGACGACGTCGACCGCGCTGCTCGCCGACCACCACCCGGTCACCGAGCACGGCCGGGTGCTGGGCCTGCAGGGGGCGGCGATGGGGTTCGGCGGCGTCGTCGCGCTGCTGCTGGGCGGCCTGCTCGCCGCGGCCGGCTGGCGCGGGCCGTTCGCGGTCTACCTCCTCGCGGTGCCGCTGCTGGTCCTGGTGCTCCGGTTCGTGCCCGAGGCCGTCGCCCAGCCCGCCGCCGAAGAGGCCACGGCGGAGTCGCCGTGGCAGCCGCGGCTGCTCGGCCTGTACGCGGTGATGTTCCTCGGCGTGGTGGTGTTCTACACCGTGCCGACGCAGGCGCCGTTCTGGCTGGCGCAGGTCGGCGGCGCGGGCCCGGCCGCCGCGGGCGCGCTCATCGCCGCGGTCAACCTGGTGATGACGCTGGTGGGGCTCAACTTCCCGCGGCTGCGGACGAGGTGGAGCTTCCCGGGACTGGCGACCGGCATGTTCGCCGCGTTCGCGGCGGGCCTGGTGGTGATCGGCCTGGCGGGTGGCCTCGCGACGGCGGCGATCGGCATGGTCGTGGTCGGCCTCGGCATCGGCCTGCAGAACCCGACGGTCAACGGCTGGGTCGTCGCGTCGGTGGCGCCGGGTGCCCGGACGAAGGCGCTGGGCCTGCTCACCTCGGCGCTGTTCCTCGGCCAGTTCGCCTCACCCCTGCTCGCCCAGCCGGTGATCGACGCGGCCGGCCTGGGCCGGACGTACGTCTTCGCCGGGGTGCTGGCCGCGCTCGTGGCGGGCGTGCTGGCCGCGGCGCACCTGGCGCGCCGCGGCCGCGCCGTCAGCGGTTCACCGCGCTGA
- a CDS encoding C1 family peptidase, producing the protein MDFKKAVGVVAVALAGLSATTAAAAAAEHHHLAHGLGLNLAAARAHHSTAHLAAPQALRAPASYDLSQYAPAPGDQGQVGSCVTWATGYTGYGILTNEQNVDGAPMAPMFIYSQIAKGNDEGTTASVALPMEQNQGIDTKSDYWQGDFDYTTQPDAAERANAAHYRLSGFTELPTSGSSARTAIQNAISQGKPVPIGFQVHQSFMDLDARSASDYSYLPGDQRSDPIVGGHEVTIVGYNSQGVKIENSWGANWGDGGFVTVPWSFFDTGDVMEIHAMGPLAQG; encoded by the coding sequence GTGGACTTCAAGAAAGCTGTCGGCGTCGTCGCCGTCGCGCTGGCCGGGCTGTCGGCCACGACCGCTGCCGCGGCGGCGGCCGAGCATCACCACCTCGCGCACGGGCTGGGCCTGAACCTCGCCGCGGCCCGCGCGCACCACAGCACCGCGCACCTGGCCGCGCCACAGGCATTGCGCGCCCCGGCGAGCTACGACCTTTCGCAGTACGCGCCGGCGCCCGGCGACCAGGGCCAGGTCGGCTCCTGCGTCACGTGGGCCACCGGTTACACCGGCTACGGAATCCTGACGAACGAGCAGAACGTCGACGGCGCGCCCATGGCGCCGATGTTCATCTACTCGCAGATCGCGAAGGGCAACGACGAGGGCACCACCGCCTCCGTCGCGCTGCCGATGGAACAGAACCAGGGCATCGACACCAAGAGCGACTACTGGCAGGGCGACTTCGACTACACCACCCAGCCGGACGCCGCCGAGCGCGCGAACGCCGCCCATTACCGGCTTTCCGGCTTCACCGAGCTGCCCACCAGCGGCAGTTCCGCGCGCACCGCGATCCAAAACGCGATTTCGCAGGGCAAGCCGGTGCCGATCGGTTTCCAGGTGCACCAGAGCTTCATGGACCTGGACGCCCGGTCCGCTTCGGACTACAGCTATCTGCCCGGCGATCAGCGCAGCGACCCGATCGTCGGCGGTCACGAGGTCACCATCGTCGGTTACAACAGCCAGGGCGTGAAAATCGAAAACTCGTGGGGCGCCAACTGGGGCGACGGCGGGTTCGTGACGGTGCCGTGGAGCTTCTTCGACACCGGTGACGTGATGGAGATCCACGCGATGGGCCCGCTCGCCCAGGGCTGA
- a CDS encoding RDD family protein: MTGSGIGVVGRRLAQFVLDEMLVFVPMLLLAIAVVWLFHPHGPGLLTFLKVVLYTMLALDFAGLQLLNTWWPYRHGGQTPAMRWLRLRVRTVEGGHPSLGAFVVRDLLMVVDGFAWGLTGVVVMLVTRRRQRFGDVVARTVVVRVPRRRDGSGGSADESAFPRPDGDLGAVAGPQLALGRADVGLDGGQRNHE, translated from the coding sequence ATGACCGGTTCGGGGATCGGTGTCGTCGGGCGCCGCCTCGCGCAGTTCGTGCTGGACGAGATGCTCGTCTTCGTGCCCATGCTGCTGCTGGCGATCGCCGTGGTCTGGCTGTTCCACCCGCACGGCCCCGGGTTGCTGACGTTCCTGAAGGTCGTCCTCTACACCATGCTGGCGCTCGACTTCGCCGGCCTCCAGCTGCTCAACACGTGGTGGCCGTACCGGCACGGCGGCCAGACACCGGCGATGCGCTGGCTGCGCCTGCGAGTCAGGACCGTCGAAGGCGGCCACCCGTCGTTGGGGGCGTTCGTCGTCCGGGACCTGTTGATGGTGGTCGACGGCTTCGCGTGGGGACTGACCGGCGTGGTGGTGATGCTGGTGACGCGACGGCGGCAGCGGTTCGGCGACGTCGTCGCGCGCACGGTCGTCGTGCGGGTCCCGCGGCGCCGTGACGGCTCCGGCGGCTCAGCCGACGAGTCCGCTTTCCCACGCCCAGATGGCGATCTCGGTGCGGTTGCGGGCCCCCAGCTTGCGCTTGGCCGCGCCGATGTGGGTCTTGACGGTGGGCAGCGAAACCACGAGTGA
- a CDS encoding response regulator → MPTRVLIADDQAMVRAGFRLILEGEPDIEVVGEAADGDQAVRLARELRPDVTLMDIRMPGVDGLRATELLAGAGVPDPLHVVMVTTFGLDENVHAALRAGACGFLLKDAGPNLLVEAVHAAAHGEALVSPAITTRLLAHFARRDTRRAAEPTTPLTPRELDVVKAVARGATNDEICRSLVVSLPTVKTHIGAAKRKLGARNRTEIAIWAWESGLVG, encoded by the coding sequence GTGCCGACGCGAGTGCTGATCGCCGACGACCAGGCGATGGTCCGCGCGGGGTTCCGCCTGATCCTCGAGGGCGAACCGGACATCGAGGTGGTCGGCGAGGCCGCCGACGGCGACCAGGCGGTCCGCCTGGCCCGGGAGCTGCGCCCGGACGTCACGCTGATGGACATCCGGATGCCCGGCGTCGACGGGCTGCGCGCGACGGAGCTGCTGGCCGGCGCGGGCGTCCCGGACCCGCTGCACGTCGTGATGGTCACGACGTTCGGGCTCGACGAGAACGTGCACGCCGCGCTGCGGGCCGGCGCCTGCGGGTTCCTGCTCAAGGACGCCGGGCCGAACCTGCTCGTCGAAGCCGTGCACGCGGCCGCCCACGGCGAGGCGCTCGTCTCCCCCGCGATCACCACCCGGCTGCTCGCCCACTTCGCGCGCCGCGACACCCGGCGTGCCGCCGAACCCACGACCCCGCTCACGCCGCGGGAGCTCGACGTCGTGAAGGCCGTGGCGCGCGGCGCGACGAACGACGAGATCTGCCGCTCACTCGTGGTTTCGCTGCCCACCGTCAAGACCCACATCGGCGCGGCCAAGCGCAAGCTGGGGGCCCGCAACCGCACCGAGATCGCCATCTGGGCGTGGGAAAGCGGACTCGTCGGCTGA
- a CDS encoding alpha/beta fold hydrolase, which translates to MRISRTGLAAATAALFAAAVPAAAADPLTPYTTQQLQWGDCPFKPGADDAAVQCALVTVPRDWADPAAGTDLTVSISRAAATGERRGALLLNPGGPGGQGTTLAGPLAALEPSVHRLYDFVGMDPRGTGHAGTDDKGFQCQVPVGRLPQGPLDARDRSAASIANHQQVPRAVAEACQSDALAPYVTTWQTAHDMDLIRTLLGDEKLNYLGYSYGTWLGAKYASLFPEHTGKTVLDSSVNFEGRLQADFEAFPVIDQRQFDDVYLPWLARNFTAQLGGTAAAVKAKWERVRAYYGSHGVSPDTYDGIFVGNGSELRWLLGALVLLQGAAALDGTPATPPPVLAGRLDAAARQAFGVPAAAVTPAVVAASAPDYTRAPGTRYAVACGDQPTRPAPWYKRLSDRQGPAYPLFGWAYGLGETCGFWSDEPRHALPDVPASVAGNILVVQGEFDPQTGYEQASSAARAAGVPLVSVDDSPFHGQYALGGNPCVDGLVNVFLTRNSRPGSTTCPGVPLPGEDEVHPVAGPVRGTAAVQTRLSGDAVRTRVQDEVSAVNR; encoded by the coding sequence GTGCGCATTTCCCGGACAGGACTGGCGGCCGCGACGGCTGCCCTCTTCGCGGCCGCGGTGCCCGCTGCGGCCGCGGACCCGCTCACGCCGTACACGACCCAGCAGCTCCAGTGGGGCGACTGCCCGTTCAAGCCGGGCGCGGACGACGCCGCGGTGCAGTGCGCGCTCGTCACCGTGCCGCGCGACTGGGCCGACCCGGCCGCGGGCACCGACCTGACGGTGTCGATCAGCCGTGCCGCCGCGACCGGCGAACGGCGGGGCGCGCTCCTGCTCAACCCGGGCGGGCCGGGCGGCCAGGGCACCACGCTGGCCGGCCCGCTCGCCGCGCTGGAACCGTCCGTGCACCGGCTCTACGACTTCGTCGGCATGGACCCGCGCGGCACCGGCCATGCGGGCACCGACGACAAGGGCTTCCAGTGCCAGGTCCCGGTCGGCAGGCTGCCGCAGGGCCCGCTCGACGCCCGCGACCGTTCGGCCGCGAGCATCGCGAACCACCAGCAGGTGCCGCGCGCGGTCGCCGAGGCGTGCCAGAGCGACGCGCTCGCGCCGTACGTGACGACGTGGCAGACCGCGCACGACATGGACCTGATCCGCACGCTGCTGGGCGACGAGAAGCTGAACTACCTCGGCTACTCCTACGGCACGTGGCTCGGCGCCAAGTACGCGTCGCTGTTCCCGGAGCACACCGGCAAGACCGTGCTCGACTCCAGCGTGAACTTCGAAGGCCGGCTGCAGGCGGACTTCGAGGCGTTCCCGGTGATCGACCAGCGGCAGTTCGACGACGTCTACCTGCCGTGGCTGGCCCGCAACTTCACGGCCCAGCTGGGTGGCACGGCGGCCGCGGTCAAGGCGAAGTGGGAACGCGTCCGCGCGTACTACGGCAGCCACGGCGTCTCCCCCGACACCTACGACGGCATCTTCGTCGGCAACGGCAGCGAACTGCGCTGGCTGCTCGGCGCGCTGGTCCTCCTGCAGGGCGCGGCGGCGCTCGACGGCACGCCGGCCACTCCCCCGCCGGTGCTGGCCGGCCGGCTCGACGCCGCGGCGCGCCAGGCGTTCGGCGTCCCGGCCGCCGCGGTGACCCCGGCCGTGGTGGCCGCGTCCGCGCCGGACTACACCCGGGCGCCCGGCACCCGCTACGCCGTCGCGTGCGGTGACCAGCCGACCCGCCCGGCCCCCTGGTACAAGCGGCTGTCCGACCGGCAGGGCCCGGCGTACCCGCTCTTCGGCTGGGCCTACGGCCTCGGCGAGACGTGCGGCTTCTGGTCGGACGAGCCGCGGCACGCGCTGCCGGACGTGCCCGCGTCGGTGGCGGGGAACATCCTGGTGGTGCAAGGGGAATTCGATCCGCAGACCGGCTACGAGCAGGCTTCGTCGGCGGCGCGGGCGGCCGGCGTGCCGCTGGTGTCGGTCGACGACTCGCCGTTCCACGGCCAATACGCGCTGGGCGGCAACCCGTGCGTCGACGGGCTGGTGAACGTGTTCCTCACCAGGAACTCCCGGCCCGGCAGCACGACGTGTCCCGGTGTCCCGCTGCCGGGCGAGGACGAGGTCCACCCCGTCGCCGGGCCGGTGCGCGGCACGGCGGCCGTCCAAACGCGACTGTCCGGCGACGCCGTGCGCACCCGGGTGCAGGACGAAGTCAGCGCGGTGAACCGCTGA
- a CDS encoding amidohydrolase family protein has protein sequence MTKQLVVTERRRLTAVRAARLFDGVGAALVPDPLVVLDGATILGVESGGTVPAGADVVDLAGTTLLPGLVDTHVHLAFDASADPVARLAARDDDQAREAMAEAGRASLRAGVTTVRDLGDRGYLSLALRERAGQPTVVAAGPPITSPGGHCHFLGGAAEASEAGVRAAVREHVERGTDVIKIMASGGTMTPGTRQEDAQFDRDVLRAAVDEAHRHGLPVTAHAHGTAAIVDALAAGVDGMEHVTFWSPAGVDHSEELLRALVDQGVAIGATVGMVPVEGLAPPAEIARRLPAVTRNYRRLHELGARVVAGTDAGIAPVKPHGVLPWAPLMLRQIGLSPAETLRAITSVAAGVCGLAHRKGRVAPGFDADLLAVDGDPLADPRALLRVRAVCARGTWVA, from the coding sequence ATGACGAAACAGCTTGTGGTGACCGAGCGGCGCCGGCTCACGGCGGTCCGGGCGGCTCGGTTGTTCGACGGCGTGGGTGCGGCCCTGGTCCCGGACCCGCTGGTGGTGCTCGACGGCGCCACGATCCTGGGTGTCGAGTCCGGCGGGACGGTGCCGGCAGGGGCCGACGTCGTGGACCTCGCCGGGACGACGCTGCTGCCGGGCCTGGTCGACACGCACGTCCACCTGGCCTTCGACGCCAGTGCCGACCCGGTGGCCCGGCTGGCCGCCCGCGACGACGACCAGGCGCGGGAAGCGATGGCCGAGGCCGGGCGGGCGTCGCTGCGGGCGGGCGTGACGACGGTGCGGGACCTGGGCGACCGCGGCTACCTCTCGCTGGCGCTGCGCGAGCGGGCCGGCCAGCCGACGGTGGTCGCCGCCGGGCCGCCGATCACCAGTCCCGGCGGGCACTGCCACTTCCTCGGCGGAGCCGCCGAGGCGAGCGAGGCCGGGGTGCGGGCGGCGGTGCGCGAACACGTCGAGCGTGGCACCGACGTCATCAAGATCATGGCCAGCGGCGGGACGATGACGCCCGGCACGCGCCAGGAGGACGCGCAGTTCGACCGGGACGTCCTGCGGGCGGCGGTCGACGAGGCGCACCGCCACGGGCTGCCGGTCACCGCGCACGCGCACGGCACGGCGGCGATCGTGGACGCGCTCGCCGCCGGTGTCGACGGCATGGAGCACGTGACGTTCTGGTCCCCCGCCGGCGTCGACCATTCCGAGGAACTGCTGCGGGCCCTGGTGGACCAGGGCGTGGCGATCGGGGCGACGGTCGGCATGGTCCCGGTCGAGGGCCTGGCCCCGCCCGCGGAGATCGCCCGCCGCCTGCCGGCGGTCACCCGGAACTACCGGCGCCTCCACGAACTGGGCGCGCGGGTGGTGGCGGGCACGGACGCGGGCATCGCCCCGGTGAAGCCGCACGGCGTGCTGCCGTGGGCACCGCTGATGCTGCGCCAGATCGGGCTGTCCCCGGCGGAGACGCTGCGGGCGATCACGTCGGTCGCCGCCGGCGTCTGCGGGCTGGCGCACCGCAAGGGCCGTGTGGCGCCGGGCTTCGACGCGGACCTGCTGGCCGTCGACGGCGATCCGCTGGCCGACCCGCGTGCGTTGCTCCGGGTGCGTGCGGTCTGCGCGCGAGGGACGTGGGTCGCATGA
- a CDS encoding helix-turn-helix domain-containing protein, translating into MITSTVDRTQELAAFLRSRRERLDPGDLGLPPRRARRTPGLRREEVAELAGVSVDYVVRLEQARGLRPSAEVAEALAGALRLTPDERAYLFDLAGHRPRTGGEPATAAAPPLARLVTDLAPLPAMLMNHRYDILAWNAEMTRLLVDFATLPPSRRNAMWLCLLHPQVREFYVDRERVVREGIAHLRAAWAAHPGDRALSGLIAEFTARDADFARLWAERDVKVSGRGRKRLRHPVAGEFAVQYETLAPLQDPDQLLVIYRAADAASQSAMDRLRAPDVDLDKG; encoded by the coding sequence ATGATCACCAGCACCGTGGACCGGACCCAGGAGCTGGCCGCGTTCCTGCGGAGCCGGCGGGAACGCCTGGACCCGGGCGACCTCGGCCTCCCGCCGCGCCGGGCCCGGCGGACGCCGGGACTGCGCCGGGAAGAGGTCGCCGAACTGGCCGGCGTCAGCGTCGACTACGTCGTGCGGCTGGAGCAGGCCCGCGGGCTGCGGCCGTCGGCCGAGGTGGCCGAGGCACTGGCCGGGGCGCTGCGCCTGACGCCGGACGAACGCGCCTACCTCTTCGACCTGGCCGGCCACCGCCCCCGCACCGGCGGCGAGCCCGCCACCGCCGCGGCGCCACCGCTGGCCCGGCTCGTCACCGATCTGGCACCGCTGCCGGCCATGCTGATGAACCACCGCTACGACATCCTCGCCTGGAACGCCGAAATGACGCGGCTGCTGGTGGACTTCGCCACCCTGCCGCCGTCGCGGCGCAACGCGATGTGGCTGTGCCTGCTGCACCCGCAGGTGCGCGAGTTCTACGTCGACCGCGAACGCGTGGTGCGGGAAGGGATCGCCCACCTGCGCGCCGCGTGGGCCGCGCACCCCGGCGACCGGGCCCTGTCCGGTCTCATCGCCGAATTCACCGCCCGTGACGCGGACTTCGCCCGGCTGTGGGCCGAGCGGGACGTCAAGGTCAGCGGACGCGGGCGCAAGCGGCTGCGGCATCCCGTCGCCGGCGAGTTCGCCGTGCAGTACGAAACGCTTGCGCCCCTTCAGGATCCGGACCAGCTGCTGGTGATCTACCGGGCCGCGGACGCGGCGAGCCAGTCCGCGATGGACCGGTTGCGCGCCCCGGATGTTGACCTCGACAAAGGTTGA